Proteins encoded within one genomic window of Ostrinia nubilalis chromosome 5, ilOstNubi1.1, whole genome shotgun sequence:
- the LOC135071919 gene encoding INO80 complex subunit B isoform X1, protein MVRRQREPSTTDDEIVIDTSPPKKLKRHKHKKFKKRKIENEFDSDTSIDVSYEDIVDKPYKIKMKTGKELPGTSAADLLKAQTMKSSSDSRRSMPGSSSSTPPKATVKKKKKGRDSGTSSEEERWLDAIKSGKLEEVDEELKKIKPKDPKMMTARQRAMYERGTDKETSPGGEVLLALPSGYKEKVMTAEAIQKAALKSQKRKQLADEKREKDKKKTMDRLLKKQESKNLKNAQKGKPLKKLEPMIVYKNNNNEISLTLPPGIPFPIEAQPPIEAPAPIKCGIEGCPNVKKYNCSKSGIPLCSLECYKTNLMTLV, encoded by the exons ATGGTACGACGTCAGCGAGAACCAAGCACTACAGACGACGAGATTGTAATTG ACACATCTCCACCCAAGAAACTCAAGCGCCACAAGCACAAAAAGTTCAAGAAACGCAAAATTGAAAATGAATTTGATAGTGACACATCCATTGATGTTTCCTACGAGGACATTGTTGACAAACCATACAAAATAAAGATGAAAACTGGTAAAGAACTGCCAGGGACATCTGCAGCAGATTTACTTAAAGCCCAAACAATGAAGTCTTCGTCAGATTCTAGGAGATCCATGCCTGGATCCTCATCAAGTACACCACCAAAAGCAACagtgaagaaaaagaaaaagggtAGAGATAGTGGTACTTCAAGTGAGGAAGAGAGATGGCTTGATGCAATCAAGTCAGGCAAGCTGGAAGAG GTTGATGAagagttgaaaaaaataaaaccaaaggaTCCTAAAATGATGACCGCAAGACAGAGAGCCATGTATGAGAGAGGAACTGATAAAGAAACTAGCCCAGGAGGCGAAGTCCTTTTAGCACTACCATCGGGTTACAAAGAGAAAGTCATGACAGCTGAAGCAATACAAAAAGCAGCCCTAAAAtcacaaaaaagaaaacagcTGGCTGATGAAAAGCGTGAAAAGGACAAGAAAAAAACAATGGATAGATTATTGAAGAAACAAGAATCTAAAAATTTAAAGAATGCCCAGAAAGGTAAACCATTAAAAAAACTGGAACCTATGATcgtttataaaaacaataataatgaaatatctTTGACTTTACCACCTGGAATACCATTTCCTATAGAAGCTCAGCCACCCATTGAAGCGCCGGCACCAATAAAGTGTGGTATTGAAGGATGTCCGAATGTCAAAAAATACAACTGTTCCAAAAGTGGAATTCCTTTATGTAGTCTAGAGTGttacaaaacaaatttaatGACCTTAGTATAA
- the LOC135071919 gene encoding INO80 complex subunit B isoform X2: MKTGKELPGTSAADLLKAQTMKSSSDSRRSMPGSSSSTPPKATVKKKKKGRDSGTSSEEERWLDAIKSGKLEEVDEELKKIKPKDPKMMTARQRAMYERGTDKETSPGGEVLLALPSGYKEKVMTAEAIQKAALKSQKRKQLADEKREKDKKKTMDRLLKKQESKNLKNAQKGKPLKKLEPMIVYKNNNNEISLTLPPGIPFPIEAQPPIEAPAPIKCGIEGCPNVKKYNCSKSGIPLCSLECYKTNLMTLV; this comes from the exons ATGAAAACTGGTAAAGAACTGCCAGGGACATCTGCAGCAGATTTACTTAAAGCCCAAACAATGAAGTCTTCGTCAGATTCTAGGAGATCCATGCCTGGATCCTCATCAAGTACACCACCAAAAGCAACagtgaagaaaaagaaaaagggtAGAGATAGTGGTACTTCAAGTGAGGAAGAGAGATGGCTTGATGCAATCAAGTCAGGCAAGCTGGAAGAG GTTGATGAagagttgaaaaaaataaaaccaaaggaTCCTAAAATGATGACCGCAAGACAGAGAGCCATGTATGAGAGAGGAACTGATAAAGAAACTAGCCCAGGAGGCGAAGTCCTTTTAGCACTACCATCGGGTTACAAAGAGAAAGTCATGACAGCTGAAGCAATACAAAAAGCAGCCCTAAAAtcacaaaaaagaaaacagcTGGCTGATGAAAAGCGTGAAAAGGACAAGAAAAAAACAATGGATAGATTATTGAAGAAACAAGAATCTAAAAATTTAAAGAATGCCCAGAAAGGTAAACCATTAAAAAAACTGGAACCTATGATcgtttataaaaacaataataatgaaatatctTTGACTTTACCACCTGGAATACCATTTCCTATAGAAGCTCAGCCACCCATTGAAGCGCCGGCACCAATAAAGTGTGGTATTGAAGGATGTCCGAATGTCAAAAAATACAACTGTTCCAAAAGTGGAATTCCTTTATGTAGTCTAGAGTGttacaaaacaaatttaatGACCTTAGTATAA
- the LOC135071918 gene encoding BTB/POZ domain-containing adapter for CUL3-mediated RhoA degradation protein 3 translates to MSGDHKTLIKGSPSQYVKLNVGGTLFYTTLGTLTKSDNMLRTMFSGRMEVLTDSEGWILIDRCGKHFGTILNYLRDGTVALPDSYREVMELLAEAKYFLIEELTESCQQALAKKEREAEPICRVPLITSHKEEQLLIMSTSKPVVKLLINRHNNKYSYTSTSDDNLLKNIELFDKLSLRFSGRVLFIKDVIGSNEICCWSFFGHGKKCAEVCCTSIVYATDKKHTKVEFPEARIYEETLGILLYESRNGPDQDLIQATSSRGAVGGLSCTSDEEEERSGLARLRSNKQNNQS, encoded by the exons ATGTCGGGCGATCACAAAACTCTGATAAAAGGCAGTCCATCGCAATACGTGAAGCTAAATGTGGGCGGTACTCTCTTTTACACTACGCTTGGTACACTGACCAAGAGTGACAATATGCTGAGGACGATGTTCAGTGGGAGGATGGAGGTGCTCACAGATTCTGAAG GCTGGATACTTATTGACCGGTGTGGCAAGCATTTTGGGACTATACTAAATTATCTCCGTGATGGTACAGTTGCACTGCCAGACAGTTACCGTGAAGTTATGGAGTTATTAGCTGAAGCGAAATACTTTCTGATTGAGGAGTTGACAGAATCATGCCAGCAAGCTTTGGCAAAGAAGGAGAGAGAAGCAGAGCCTATTTGCAGAGTGCCCCTTATTACATCGCATAAAGAGGAGCAGTTGCTTATTATGTCAACATCCAAG cCTGTGGTGAAGCTGCTTATCAACAGACACAACAACAAATATTCATACACAAGCACTTCTGATGACAACCTTCTAAAGAATATTGAATTGTTTGACAAATTGTCACTACGCTTCAGTGGCAGAGTTCTTTTCATAAAAGATGTTATTGGATCCAATGAAATATGTTGCTGGTCCTTCTTTGGACACGGAAAGAAGTGTGCTGAGGTTTGCTGCACGTCCATTGTGTATGCCACTGACAAGAAACACACTAAGGTAGAGTTTCCAGAAGCTAGAATTTATGAAGAAACATTAGGAATATTATTGTATGAGAGCAGAAATGGACCTGATCAGGATTTGATTCAAGCTACGTCGTCTCGCGGTGCTGTTGGAGGGCTGTCCTGCACCAGCGATGAGGAGGAGGAGCGCTCGGGCTTGGCGCGTCTCAGATCGAATAAGCAGAATAACCAGTCTTAG